Proteins found in one Neomonachus schauinslandi chromosome 1, ASM220157v2, whole genome shotgun sequence genomic segment:
- the B3GALNT1 gene encoding UDP-GalNAc:beta-1,3-N-acetylgalactosaminyltransferase 1, which produces MALALLTTLPSRMSLRSLKWSLLLLSLLSFLVMWYLSLPHYNVIERVNWMYFYEYEPIYRQDFRFTLREHSNCSHQNPFLVILVTSHPSDVKARQAIRVTWGEKKSWWGYEVLTFFLLGQQAEKEDKMLALSLEDEHLLYGDIIRQDFLDTYNNLTLKTIMAFRWVTEFCPNAKYIMKTDTDVFINTGNLVKYLLNVNHSEKFFTGYPLIDNYSYRGFYQKAHISYQEYPFKVFPPYCSGLGYIMSRDLVPRIYEMMSHVKPIKFEDVYVGICLNLLKVDIHIPEDTNLFFLYRIHLDVCQLRRVIAAHGFSSKEIITFWQVMLRNTTCHY; this is translated from the coding sequence ATGGCCCTGGCTCTCTTGACCACCCTTCCGAGTAGGATGTCACTGAGATCCCTCAAATGGAGCCTCCTGCTGCTGTCCCTCCTGAGTTTCCTTGTGATGTGGTACCTCAGCCTGCCCCACTACAATGTGATAGAACGTGTAAACTGGATGTACTTCTATGAGTATGAGCCAATTTACAGACAAGACTTTCGCTTCACGCTTCGAGAGCATTCAAACTGCTCTCATCAAAACCCATTTCTTGTCATCCTGGTGACCTCACATCCTTCAGATGTGAAAGCCAGACAGGCCATTAGAGTTACTTGGGGTGAAAAAAAGTCTTGGTGGGGATATGAGGttcttacatttttcttactAGGCCAACAGGctgaaaaggaagacaaaatgtTAGCATTGTCCTTAGAGGATGAACACCTCCTTTACGGTGACATAATACGACAGGATTTTTTAGACACGTATAATAATCTGACCTTGAAAACAATTATGGCATTCAGGTGGGTAACTGAGTTTTGCCCCAATGCCAAGTACATCATGAAGACAGACACTGATGTTTTCATCAATACTGGCAACTTAGTGAAGTACCTTTTAAATGTAAACCACTCAGAGAAGTTTTTCACAGGTTATCCTCTAATCGATAACTATTCCTATAGAGGATTTTACCAGAAAGCCCATATTTCATACCAGGAGTATCCCTTCAAGGTGTTTCCTCCCTACTGCAGTGGGTTGGGTTATATAATGTCCAGAGATTTGGTGCCAAGAATCTATGAAATGATGAGTCACGTAAAACCCATCAAGTTTGAAGATGTTTATGTTGGGATCTGTTTGAATTTATTAAAAGTGGACATCCATATTCCAGAAGACacaaaccttttctttttatataggaTCCATTTGGATGTCTGTCAACTCAGACGTGTGATTGCAGCTCATGGCTTTTCTTCCAAGGAAATTATCACATTTTGGCAGGTTATGCTGAGGAATACCACATGCCATTATTAA